In Phragmites australis chromosome 16, lpPhrAust1.1, whole genome shotgun sequence, one DNA window encodes the following:
- the LOC133895901 gene encoding uncharacterized protein LOC133895901 produces the protein MRCATTSCGFPHKLFHGIKLISRSTYLASATLPLQLFPMAQDDAAAVAAEAAAAEVAAAKAARAQLWSQAIAVHIKSLIPVVLDISKCNYTHWRTLFEVAVGKFELSCHLTTASSSAPLDADWKRMDYTILSWIYGFISQEILGIVMAPGGTTASMWQSIENLFRDNKTTRAMHLQAEFSNLVQGDLSATEFCHKLKTLSDALRDVDQPVIDQTLVLTMIKGMNPKHKHLSALLPMMSPFPSFIQARSLLLLDELNDDTGDPVAKATALVADSRSTPAPATYNRGGSRGNGNGNNGKKGKGKGKQGGNKGFNTNSSPLPLPAQPHWNPWTGQIQLWPTAGLLGPRPGVAPRPAPPQADMGVHQPMQSMSYNLPPLAGLPMHAMQHQPPMDFAASSQAGAPSTPTWDTTSIANSLNAMTLQQPSDQWYMDTGATAHMSSGSGLPDQGSTPSVQ, from the exons ATGAGATGCGCCACCACGAGCTGTGGCTTCCCTCACAAACTCTTTCATGGTATCAAATTGATCTCACGATCCACTTATCTCGCTTCCGCAACCCTACCACTCCAGCTCTTCCCGATGGCCCAGGacgacgccgccgccgttgctgcTGAAGCAGCCGCCGCGGAGGTCGCTGCAGCCAAGGCAGCTCGTGCCCAACTATGGTCCCAAGCCATCGCCGTCCACATCAAGTCTCTCATTCCCGTCGTTCTCGACATCTCCAAGTGCAACTACACCCACTGGCGCACCCTGTTCGAGGTTGCCGTCGGCAAGTTTGAGTTGTCCTGCCACCTCACAACAGCTAGCTCTTCTGCGCCGCTCGATGCCGACTGGAAACGGATGGACTACACCATCCTCTCCTGGATCTACGGCTTTATCTCCCAGGAGATACTCGGCATCGTCATGGCCCCCGGCGGCACTACCGCCTCTATGTGGCAGTCCATCGAGAACCTCTTCCGCGACAACAAGACCACAAGGGCCATGCATCTCCAGGCCGAATTCTCCAACCTGGTGCAAGGCGATCTCTCCGCCACCGAGTTCTGCCACAAGCTGAAGACGTTGTCCGACGCCCTCCGGGACGTCGACCAACCCGTGATCGATCAAACGCTCGTCCTCACGATGATCAAGGGCATGAACCCCAAGCACAAGCACCTCTCGGCTCTCCTGCCCATGATGTCGCCGTTCCCTTCTTTCATCCAGGCGCggtcgctcctcctcctcgacgagcTGAATGACGACACTGGCGATCCGGTGGCCAAGGCCACCGCGCTCGTCGCCGACTCCCGCTCCACGCCGGCACCAGCCACATACAACAGGGGTGGCTCTCGCGGCAACGGCAACGGCAACAATGGCAAAAAGGGTAAGGGCAAGGGCAAACAAGGCGGCAACAAGGGCTTCAACACCAACTCCAGCCCGTTGCCTCTCCCGGCCCAGCCACACTGGAACCCGTGGACCGGCCAGATCCAACTCTGGCCCACCGCCGGTCTCCTTGGGCCACGCCCCGGCGTTGCTCCCCGTCCTGCTCCACCCCAAGCTGACATGGGAGTGCATCAACCCATGCAGTCCATGTCGTACAACCTCCCACCTTTGGCTGGTTTGCCCATGCACGCCATGCAGCACCAGCCGCCAATGGACTTCGCTGCCTCATCCCAGGCCGGCGCTCCGTCTACTCCAACCTGGGACACCACCAGCATCGCCAACTCGCTCAACGCCATGACGCTGCAGCAGCCGTCCGACCAGTGGTACATGGACACCGGCGCCACCGCACACATGTCATCCGGCTCCG GACTTCCTGACCAAGGTTCTACTCCTTCGGTGCAATAG
- the LOC133896433 gene encoding uncharacterized protein LOC133896433: MAPWSPRPVLVLVLLLALLCSHIALCSSAESGKPKAKASGGRKALLASSAGDDGEEVAAVKPAKTAAAGKIKKKLVSDAKNQTRVAKAKKPESAATAKGTTKKTTGKAAAGGDLAIAKAKVPKVDKAAATKAKGADSAKPAKVSKTGAAKAVKPAKTAKSEAAAAAKVKKPTNLTADAGAKPAKSGKKAQVITDGKASAKVNATVSKEAVAAEVEEDVVFAEEAEGTDDLISEFRGLPSRLQETLMPDLARLSHQSKAYLSAANAGIADGVRPILGGRWAAAAASTASVALLLLPLCMLTALVRRMGPYLPLLHRALLLAQAYLAIYFATLALAAAATGLEPLRFFHAASPAAYAWTQAAQSLGFMGYLVLQMVDLVAVFSGAASPEEDGNGDATKALGLAQMVVGLAVGLHYYAAVFHRAASGEAPRANWRVYAVYAACFVIVCACARAERRKKAYLAGSGDGAAEEWKKS; the protein is encoded by the coding sequence ATGGCGCCTTGGTCGCCGCGGCCCGTGCTGGTGCTCGTCCTGCTCCTCGCCCTCCTCTGCTCCCACATTGCGCTCTGCTCCTCCGCCGAGTCGGGGAAGCCCAAGGCCAAGGCCTCCGGCGGCCGCAAGGCGCTTTTGGCGTCATCCGCGGGCGAcgacggggaggaggtggccgcggTCAAGCCGGCCAAGACGGCCGCGGCGGGGAAGATCAAGAAAAAGCTGGTCTCTGACGCCAAGAACCAGACCAGGGTTGCGaaggccaagaagccggagtcggCTGCCACGGCGAAAGGGACCACTAAGAAGACCACCGGTAAAGCTGCTGCTGGTGGGGACCTGGCCATTGCCAAGGCCAAGGTTCCGAAGGTGGACAAGGCGGCGGCCACGAAAGCCAAGGGCGCCGATTCGGCCAAGCCTGCGAAGGTTTCGAAGACGGGCGCTGCGAAGGCGGTGAAGCCGGCAAAGACGGCGAAATCTgaggctgccgccgccgccaaggtCAAGAAACCGACCAATTTGACCGCGGATGCCGGAGCCAAGCCGGCCAAATCCGGGAAAAAGGCGCAGGTGATCACCGACGGGAAGGCGAGCGCGAAGGTGAATGCGACCGTGAGcaaggaggcggtggcggcggaggtcgAGGAGGACGTGGTGTtcgcggaggaggcggaggggaCGGACGACCTCATCTCCGAGTTCCGGGGGCTCCCCTCGCGGCTTCAGGAGACGCTCATGCCGGACCTGGCGCGGCTGTCGCACCAATCCAAGGCGTACCTGTCAGCGGCGAACGCGGGGATCGCCGACGGCGTGCGGCCGATTTTAGGCGGCAGGtgggcggcggccgccgcgtccaCGGCGTCGgtggcgctgctgctgctgccgctgtgCATGCTCACGGCGCTGGTGCGGCGCATGGGCCCCTACCTGCCGCTCCTCCACCGCGCGCTGCTGCTGGCGCAGGCGTACCTCGCCATCTACTTCGCGACGctcgcgctcgccgccgccgccacggggCTCGAGCCGCTCCGCTTCTTCCACGCAGCCTCGCCGGCCGCCTACGCCTGGACGCAGGCCGCGCAGTCGCTCGGCTTCATGGGATACCTCGTGCTCCAGATGGTGGACCTCGTCGCCGTCTTCtccggcgccgcctcccccgaGGAGGACGGCAACGGGGACGccaccaaggcgctgggcctgGCGCAGATGGTGGTGGGGCTGGCCGTCGGCCTGCACTACTACGCAGCGGTCTTCCACCGCGCCGCGTCCGGCGAGGCCCCGCGCGCCAACTGGCGCGTGTACGCCGTTTACGCCGCCTGCTTCGTCATCGTCTGCGCCTGCGCGCGCgccgagaggaggaagaaggcctacctcgccggcagcggcgacggcgccgcGGAGGAGTGGAAGAAGAGCTGA